The DNA region attaaaacaaacaaaagccCCTCCAATTCCCTTCCCTCTTTCTAGCTCTACTCTTCATAGCGTTCCTCCTCTAGCCCCTCCTGATTGGCGGACGAAGCAAACAGGACGGGGTCCAACTCTAATAGTACTTTCCTCTTCCTGAGGGCGTGGTTTACCTGCTCCCGCTcctggaggagagaaggatgaaatAACATACAACTGATAGTTCCAGCCACTCATTACAATTGGCCTGATTTTATGCCATATAGATGAAAAGTCAGTACCAAgtcagtgcttgtgtgtgtgtgtacctgggctGTGAGAGTCCATCGCTGAAGAGAGAGACGTGTCAGCGCAGGTAGATGAGGAAAAGCAGAGAGCAGGGTTGGCAGCCAGGTCAGGGgtgaggggttagaggtcaggagtGAGGGCTTAGAGGTCAGGGGTCGCAGACTAAGGTCCAGCTCCTCCAGTGAGCCCAGCCCCCCCTCTCCTAGCAACCCacaccacccctcctcccccacccctccgTTATAGGACAGGTCCAACACACGCAGAGAGGACAGAACGCCACGCTTACATACAACAGCTAGGGGGAGAAGGAAAGATTATTAGACTCACCTGTATTTGTGTCAGTAGGTGTGTATAGAGTGCGTgatagtgtgtgtatgcatgtgtgtaccCAGATGAAGCAGGTCGTCAGTAGTGAGGTCACAGCTGCTAAGGCGGAGCTCCTGGGTGACTGACGGCTGCAGAGCTTCCAATAGCAGTGCCAGACGCCCGCCCACCATCTTACTCCAGGACACATCTATACACCGCAGGTACGGCAAAGCTAGagctggaacacacacatacagaatattttatttggattcaAGCAGTCAAACAGAAGCCTCATCTTGAAGTACACTAGACTAGAATAAGAAGCAGACAGTAATAGTGGAGTACCGAGTGCGCTGAGTGATTCCTGGTTCAGACTGCAGCCGTTGAGTGGGAGGAGTTTAATCTGTGACAGCAGGAGGGCGGAGACTAGATCACTGACCACACCCCCAACCTCCTTATTGGATGACAGGTCCAATTCCGTCAGCTCAGTGAGCGAGGGCAGCACCTGGACTGGAGACAACAAACACTCACATTCAAAGGTACGCATCAACTTAAGAcatatcacttctctctctctcacacacacacacactcactgagggcctgtaggtctgtgtgtgtgaggcagcaGAGGTGCAGGTCCAGGCCGCCCAGATGTGAGAGGAGAGccaggtgaggggagaggagggacagcCCCCCGGCCACACCCTTATTACAGGACAGGTCCAACTGACACAGGGAGCGGAGGCAGTGGAACGAACCCcctgtagagagaaagaggggtggaTCAAATTAACAGATCTATGAGGACTGATAGATGAATTAGCCCCTAGACAAACACTAATCTAAGGCCAGTTTCTCTCCCTTATGTGTTTGACTGGCGTCTTACCCAACAGGCCGAGGGATTGTATGGTCAGGCCACAGTCGTGTAGGCGTAGGGTTGTAAGGGAGGGGGTGTGGCTCAGGGAAGGGACTAACCCCCCCAAACCCCACACGCCGCCTTTCCctggctctgtctctgacatGCTGCCTGTGAAAGAAAAACAACATCAAGAAAATCTAATATCATCTGCAACTATATCAACTGCCACCAAtgttccttataggacacatcactgcactctatactcctctgtaaactggtcatctctgtatacccgtcgcaagacccactggttgatgcttatttaaaaaaaactcttaggcctcactcccccctatctgagttatctactgcagccctcatcctccacatacaacacccgttctgccagtcacattctgttaaaggtccccaaagcacacacatccatgggtcactcctcttttcagttcgctgtagcaagcgactggaacgagctgcaacaaacactcaaactggacagttttatctcaatctcttcattcaaagactcaatcatggacactcttactgacagttgtggctgctttgtgtgatgtattgttgtctctaccttcttgccctttgtgctgttgtctgtgcccaattttttgttgtctgtaccctgttttgtgcagctaccatgttgtgctgctgccatgttgttgtcatgttgtgttgctaccatgctatgttgttatcttaggtctctctttatgtagttttgtctttcttgtcgtgatgtgtgttttgtcctatatttccatttaatgtatttttaatcccagcccgtccccgcaggaggcatttttccttttggtaggccgtcattgtaaataagaatttgttcttaactgacttgcctcgttaaataaaaggtaaaaaaaaaaaaatctaataataaaaattataaaattataatatatatatatatatatatatatatatatatatgaactgcAACAAATGAGTAAGGGCTGGCCCCCTTTTCAACTTAGGAGTGTTGGCTTGCTTCTAGCAcccttttactgttgtttttttataataaaGAGTTGAGCACCGTCCtctgcttctgtctgtgtgtgggccAGGAGAGGGTTGCAAGACGCATCCAACACACACAGTCTGGGGAGAACACTCACTATACCACCtgggatgagaaagagaggggagagaccttttatttaactttttactTAACCTCGTAcaactttgtgtttgtgtgtgtgtctgtgcatgcatgtgtacgTACCCAGTATAGTAGCGTCAGTTTCAGTGAGCTGGCAGGCCACCAAGTAGAGCTCTCTAAGGGTTGGGTGGAGTTTACCCACAATGCCCTGCAAAGTTGAGCCACCAATACCAGCATTCCAGGACAGGTCCAGAACCTCCAACACCGGAACACACTTCAATGCCtcacctacacaacacacacaggcagtctGCAAAATAGCCACTAATGTAAAGACACAGTTAGTGTGTAGGTTAGAGTCTCTTTTTAAGCCCCACCCAGAGCAGTGATGTCATCAGCAGTCAGCCTACAGCAGGAGAGCCTGAGCGTTCTGAGCCCACCCACGTTCTGGAGGTGAGAGGTCAATGATCTCAAACATCCTCCAATCAGCTCGTTCCATGACAGGTCCATCTCCTCCAATAAAGACAGCGAGGGGAGCAAggtagctgagagagagagacagggtgtatGAGGGCACAAAAAGATGACACCAACATAATATgacgagtatgtgtgtgtgtgtgtcttgaaatgtacatttgatttgtggatccaaataaagtatttaaatgtCTGTGTGTACTAACCCAGTTCCAGTACATCAGTAGCAGTGAGGTCACAGTGAGCCAGACTCAGAGTCCTGCTGTCTGCTCTCTTCCCCAGCCtcttgacaaacacacacacacgaccccaGCCCatgtcacacacactctctgctaGGTCAGCTGGGCCAGGAACAACACCtgggacacaacacaaacaccacaaacatatCACACGTTAAGTTATCCTAAGACACACTACAATTCCAGTAAAATGGTACTGACTATGGGCACTAAATACTTTTGCTGCTTATTGAGGTTCTCACAGTCCTCTCACCTGCTccgcccctctcctcctccgtctctctgtcctcaGGAAGCCCTCCACTCTCCGCTTGGCGGGACAGGAAGCGGCCGGACGTTGACTTCCTGTCTGAGGTCGTGCGTTTCCTGCGGATCTGGTTCATGATGAGGTCAAACGGCGATCGTCCCCGCCCCCGCTGGACGTCTGGCCAATCACAAACAGACATGAGCAGGCATCTAATCAATCCCAAAATGACCCTTACCCTCTACCCCAACACAGTTCTTGAGAGCTACAGGGTGTGCAGTATTTTGTTCCAGCTCAGCTttaacacacctactcagtcaagtgATCAATTGAGTCAAGGACTGATGTATGGCCATAACAACAGATCAATCAGATTTTCCAATCTCATTCCAAACTTTATCATATTTGAATCATCAGTGGGACATAATCAGTTGGCTAGGAAATCAATATCGGAGCCTAGACCTGTATAGGAGCAAAAACATAAAGCAACATACCTGATGATTCCATTCTTCAGTGCAGCTCAGCAACTCAAATAGCTCTGTAACAGCTTATGATCAGATGGTGCACAGATCACACACACGTTGACACAGATACCATTTTACATGAACGTTTCTGCCTAGAAGAGGGGCAATACTTCTGTATTCAATCTTTTGAGTAGGCCTACCGAATTGAACACTGAAATCTTATTAAAAACACAATCGACCTCCCACAAAGAAACCCAAGCTGCGTGCGTCTTGTCTCTTTTATTGcgaaaaacatgacatttttcaGCATTTAAAGTTTACGATACATACTTTTGGATCCGTGTTATTGCCTGACCGCTGAACTGCGTCTGTCGCAGGTGTAGGCTACTTCAGCTCCAAGTAGAGGCTGTcctgtacagatctaggatcggCTTGCCGTCCTAAAACCCCCTTCAGCTCAATAAACGCCAAATTGACCTTGGATCAGCGTCTACAGATGCGACTCCTTCGGATATTGTCACTCGGTGTTGACGCGTGGTGTCTCGTGCTCTTCAGGTGCAGTCTTCAGTTGTTATCACAGCAAatccccgcctatttctacaatgtatcttcttaaaatcagatgttaaacctaaccctaaccactctgGTAAACATATGCCAAACTCTAACATTAAATTAAGACCCAAACGCACCTTTTGTTTTCATTACTTACGATATAGCCTAGCCAATttcgactttgtggctgtggtaacaagTGACAACCATCAGGTGTGccatccattcaggaagtagactTCGGAACTCCTTTAGTAAACAAAAACGACAGCTTGCAACATAATAAATATTGAGCTAAAATCCATTTTTTCATCTAGGTCGAACAGAGATGATTGAATAACGCTGAAATATTTGGATTGatcaataaatatttgatttattacaagattacaTTCATATAATAACTTAATTATCATTATATTACATATCACACAAGGATAATAATGCTATAAGACTACTCAAAGGAAACATATGTGGACTTTATGTAGCCTACATATTGACTTAATGTAAATATTTAGCAATTTTTTACTGGAAATATGTAAGCCTAATGTACAGTATTAGATGGTTCCCAAAAATCGAgcatttttttaccttttattaaacgaggcaagtcagttaagaacaaattcttatttacattgacggcctaccaaaaggaaaaatgcctcctgcggggacgggggctgggattaaaaatacatctGAATCTGAAATGAGACAGTGACAAGGGGCATTGCTATCTCATTTATATACGACAAACACTTCTCCAGGCGTTGTGAGATCTGATTATTTGTGCAACACAACTGCAATAAAGACGACCTGAAACGCAACTATGTATCTTCTCTAACTAACTGTGCTGGATTTGCACAGAGGCCTTCATTGGTAAGATCCTCAGAGGATGGAGACtacagctaaactcagcaaaactcAGAAACGTCCCCTTTAcagtaccctgtctttca from Salvelinus sp. IW2-2015 linkage group LG14, ASM291031v2, whole genome shotgun sequence includes:
- the lrrc31 gene encoding leucine-rich repeat-containing protein 31, coding for MESSDVQRGRGRSPFDLIMNQIRRKRTTSDRKSTSGRFLSRQAESGGLPEDRETEEERGGAGVVPGPADLAESVCDMGWGRVCVFVKRLGKRADSRTLSLAHCDLTATDVLELATLLPSLSLLEEMDLSWNELIGGCLRSLTSHLQNVGGLRTLRLSCCRLTADDITALGEALKCVPVLEVLDLSWNAGIGGSTLQGIVGKLHPTLRELYLVACQLTETDATILGGIVSVLPRLCVLDASCNPLLAHTQTEAEDGSMSETEPGKGGVWGLGGLVPSLSHTPSLTTLRLHDCGLTIQSLGLLGGSFHCLRSLCQLDLSCNKGVAGGLSLLSPHLALLSHLGGLDLHLCCLTHTDLQALIQVLPSLTELTELDLSSNKEVGGVVSDLVSALLLSQIKLLPLNGCSLNQESLSALALALPYLRCIDVSWSKMVGGRLALLLEALQPSVTQELRLSSCDLTTDDLLHLAVVCKRGVLSSLRVLDLSYNGGVGEEGWCGLLGEGGLGSLEELDLSLRPLTSKPSLLTSNPSPLTWLPTLLSAFPHLPALTRLSLQRWTLTAQEREQVNHALRKRKVLLELDPVLFASSANQEGLEEERYEE